One genomic region from Proteus vulgaris encodes:
- the potC gene encoding spermidine/putrescine ABC transporter permease PotC produces MIGRLLRGGFMSIIYAYLYIPIIILIVNSFNSSRFGINWKGFTTDWYTILFNNDSLLQAAGHSLTMAVTSATFATLIGSLAAVALYRYRFRGKKFVGGMLFVVMMSPDIVMAISLLVLFMILGVSLGFWSLLFSHITFCLPFVVVTVYSRLSGFDVKMLEAAKDLGAGEFTILRKIIMPLAMPAVASGWLLSFTLSMDDVVVSSFVTGPSYEILPLKIYSMVKVGVSPEVNALATILLGLSLVLVLISQLILRDRTGKA; encoded by the coding sequence ATGATAGGACGGTTATTGCGTGGTGGATTTATGTCCATTATTTACGCGTATCTTTATATCCCGATCATCATTCTGATAGTTAACTCTTTTAACTCATCACGTTTCGGGATTAATTGGAAAGGATTTACCACAGATTGGTACACCATTTTATTTAATAATGACAGTCTGCTTCAAGCAGCTGGACATTCATTAACAATGGCCGTTACTTCTGCGACATTTGCGACATTAATTGGCTCGTTAGCGGCAGTTGCTCTTTATCGCTACCGTTTCCGTGGCAAAAAATTTGTCGGTGGAATGCTGTTTGTTGTGATGATGTCGCCAGATATTGTTATGGCGATTTCGTTGCTTGTACTGTTTATGATCCTAGGTGTTTCATTAGGATTTTGGTCGCTTCTATTTTCACATATTACATTTTGTCTGCCTTTTGTTGTGGTTACTGTGTACTCACGATTAAGTGGATTTGATGTGAAAATGTTGGAAGCAGCGAAAGATTTAGGGGCAGGTGAATTTACTATTTTACGTAAAATTATTATGCCTCTGGCGATGCCAGCAGTGGCTTCAGGTTGGTTATTAAGCTTTACGTTATCCATGGATGACGTTGTGGTTTCTTCTTTTGTGACGGGCCCAAGCTATGAAATTTTGCCATTGAAAATATACTCAATGGTAAAAGTTGGGGTTTCACCTGAGGTGAATGCGCTTGCAACCATCCTTTTAGGTCTATCCTTAGTATTAGTGTTAATTAGTCAGTTGATCTTAAGAGACAGAACTGGCAAAGCGTAA
- the potD gene encoding spermidine/putrescine ABC transporter substrate-binding protein PotD, with product MKKWSSVLAASVMALSIGTASADDGKTLYFYNWTEYVPPGLLEQFTKETGIKVIYSTYESNESMYTKLKTYKDGAYDLVVPSTYFISKMSHEGMLQKIDKSKLTHFDNLDPSLLHKSFDPQNDYSIPYIWGATAIGINSDEVDVSDITSWADLWKPEYKDSLLLTDDAREVFQMALLKLGYSGNTTDPKEIEEAYKELQKLMPNVLAFNSDNPANPYMQGEVNLGMIWNGSAFIARDAGAPIEMVWPKEGGIFWMDSLAIPANAKNVEGAHKLIDFLLRPEVAAKVAENIGYPTPNLAAQKLLPNVITKDNSLYPTEEIINKGEWQNDVGDATVLYESYYQKLKAGR from the coding sequence ATGAAAAAGTGGTCCTCAGTACTTGCTGCCAGCGTAATGGCATTAAGTATCGGCACAGCATCGGCTGATGATGGTAAGACATTATATTTCTACAACTGGACGGAGTATGTTCCGCCTGGTCTGCTTGAACAGTTTACGAAAGAAACTGGGATTAAGGTGATTTATTCCACCTACGAATCCAATGAAAGCATGTATACCAAGTTAAAGACCTATAAAGATGGTGCTTATGACTTGGTGGTTCCTTCTACTTATTTTATTTCTAAAATGAGTCATGAAGGAATGCTACAAAAAATCGATAAATCAAAATTAACCCATTTTGATAATCTCGATCCTAGTTTATTACATAAATCATTCGACCCCCAAAATGACTACTCCATTCCTTATATTTGGGGTGCGACCGCTATTGGTATTAATAGTGATGAAGTTGATGTGAGTGACATAACTTCATGGGCAGATTTATGGAAACCTGAATATAAAGATAGCCTGTTATTAACCGATGATGCCCGTGAAGTTTTCCAAATGGCATTATTAAAATTAGGCTATTCAGGCAATACAACCGATCCTAAAGAGATTGAAGAAGCCTATAAAGAGCTGCAAAAACTGATGCCAAACGTATTAGCATTTAATTCAGATAATCCCGCTAACCCTTATATGCAAGGGGAAGTTAATTTAGGGATGATTTGGAATGGCTCGGCATTTATTGCGCGCGATGCGGGTGCACCTATTGAAATGGTGTGGCCAAAAGAAGGGGGCATTTTCTGGATGGATAGCTTAGCTATTCCTGCGAATGCCAAGAATGTCGAAGGTGCTCATAAACTTATCGATTTCTTATTACGCCCAGAAGTTGCAGCAAAAGTAGCTGAAAACATTGGCTATCCAACTCCTAACTTAGCGGCACAAAAATTATTGCCAAATGTGATCACTAAAGATAATTCTCTTTATCCAACAGAAGAGATTATTAACAAAGGTGAATGGCAAAATGATGTGGGTGATGCAACCGTATTATACGAAAGCTATTACCAAAAATTAAAAGCTGGACGCTGA
- a CDS encoding TetR/AcrR family transcriptional regulator, producing the protein MNTTAHHRKKDPIRVQEQLLEAASVIVANEGIASLSLNAVAKEAGVSKGGLLHHFPGKLELVQAVFKRLLGIMDSRIAVIMENDPIEAGRFSRAYLTYISDLKQSDESRQLAILSLAMPNEPIMRKCWRDWMLDHLAKGDKLDNSYLGTLIRYAADGLWLSELTEGPTISQEERSALVERLSEMTFDYMANTANQ; encoded by the coding sequence ATGAATACAACTGCGCATCACCGAAAAAAAGACCCTATCCGAGTTCAAGAGCAATTATTGGAAGCGGCAAGTGTTATTGTGGCTAATGAAGGAATAGCTTCCCTCTCTTTAAATGCCGTAGCAAAAGAAGCAGGGGTAAGTAAAGGTGGTCTACTTCATCATTTCCCCGGAAAATTAGAATTGGTGCAGGCAGTATTTAAACGGCTATTAGGTATTATGGATAGTCGCATTGCAGTTATTATGGAAAATGATCCTATTGAAGCGGGGCGTTTTTCTCGCGCATATTTAACTTATATTTCTGATTTAAAACAGTCAGACGAAAGTCGCCAATTAGCCATACTGTCTTTAGCAATGCCAAACGAGCCTATTATGCGTAAATGCTGGCGAGATTGGATGTTAGATCATTTAGCCAAAGGCGATAAATTAGATAATAGCTATTTAGGTACATTAATTCGTTATGCCGCAGATGGTCTTTGGTTATCTGAATTAACAGAAGGCCCTACGATTTCACAAGAAGAGCGTAGCGCATTAGTTGAAAGATTATCTGAGATGACATTTGACTATATGGCAAACACAGCAAATCAGTAA
- a CDS encoding transcriptional regulator has translation MKYKINALIYYDATDGAISLEKESVDTHLSITANALLFYFIQHPGVVNRDEVLKRVWDDNGLVSSNSNLNQYLSLLRKTFRHYGIENIIVTIAKGRLEFNPDISVELIDDSTLLPSTQTNEEEPILVKDEDKIAIETTTPLSLTQTQTPLESTQEEAPQQKQKPEICWYLASIGFLLGAVFLAVIIFFNQHQSKPISLTPLTHNDCELLSNEAMINSAVSDNYVRNFDAVRKKLNLQCVKGERFVFFYGDKLQTNGLGRVFLAHCAKNEDNPFSYCDNYFYYSWKY, from the coding sequence ATGAAATACAAAATAAATGCCTTAATTTATTACGACGCAACGGATGGCGCGATATCGTTAGAAAAAGAGAGTGTTGATACACATCTTTCTATTACCGCAAATGCGTTACTGTTTTATTTTATTCAGCATCCAGGTGTTGTTAATCGTGATGAAGTATTAAAACGTGTTTGGGATGATAATGGGCTAGTTTCATCAAACAGTAATTTAAACCAATATTTGAGTTTATTACGAAAAACATTTCGCCATTACGGTATTGAAAATATCATTGTCACTATTGCGAAAGGGCGACTAGAGTTTAATCCGGATATTTCAGTTGAACTCATTGATGATTCAACGCTATTACCTTCAACTCAAACAAATGAAGAAGAACCTATTTTAGTTAAAGATGAAGACAAAATAGCCATTGAAACAACGACACCTTTATCTTTAACGCAAACTCAAACACCTTTAGAGTCGACACAAGAAGAAGCACCGCAACAAAAACAGAAACCAGAAATTTGTTGGTATTTAGCCAGCATTGGTTTTCTATTAGGTGCAGTATTTCTTGCGGTAATTATCTTTTTTAATCAACATCAATCAAAGCCAATTTCACTGACACCATTAACACACAATGATTGTGAATTACTTTCTAATGAAGCCATGATTAACTCTGCGGTAAGTGATAATTATGTTCGCAATTTTGATGCTGTAAGAAAGAAGCTTAATTTACAGTGCGTGAAAGGTGAGCGATTCGTTTTCTTCTATGGTGATAAACTACAAACAAATGGATTGGGGCGAGTATTTTTAGCGCACTGTGCAAAGAACGAAGATAATCCATTTAGTTATTGCGACAATTACTTTTACTATTCTTGGAAATACTAA
- a CDS encoding BMC domain-containing protein gives MKEALGLVETKGLVACIEAADAMCKAANVELIGYENVGSGLVTAMVKGDVGAVNAAVESGVEAAKRIGTVVTSRVIARPHNDIEKIAQQHKA, from the coding sequence ATGAAAGAAGCACTAGGTCTAGTTGAAACCAAAGGTCTTGTCGCTTGCATTGAAGCTGCTGATGCAATGTGCAAAGCAGCCAATGTTGAACTGATTGGTTATGAAAACGTCGGTTCAGGTTTAGTGACAGCAATGGTGAAAGGCGATGTCGGTGCAGTAAATGCAGCGGTTGAGTCAGGTGTTGAAGCGGCAAAACGTATCGGCACTGTGGTGACTTCTCGTGTTATTGCAAGACCGCATAACGATATCGAGAAAATCGCACAACAGCACAAAGCCTGA
- a CDS encoding EutN/CcmL family microcompartment protein, which yields MILAKVIGHVVATQKSPELKGSNLLMIATLDDELKPLKNKTYVAVDSVGAGINDVVLAEEYFALNKERYKAMSVVAIVEKVYRDSKE from the coding sequence ATGATCCTCGCAAAGGTAATCGGACACGTAGTAGCGACACAAAAAAGCCCAGAACTTAAAGGGAGCAATTTATTAATGATTGCCACTTTAGATGATGAGCTTAAGCCACTGAAAAACAAAACGTATGTTGCAGTGGATAGTGTAGGTGCAGGTATCAACGATGTTGTGTTGGCTGAAGAATACTTCGCACTGAACAAAGAGCGTTACAAAGCGATGTCAGTGGTTGCCATTGTTGAGAAGGTTTATCGGGACAGTAAGGAGTAA
- a CDS encoding FidL-like protein, with the protein MKISGKLLCFLSALIFILVATYAATRLLTIKNEGVMVCSTKGIMRFENMEDENVNGNIHFSFGANGKGSIVVEGYTTSKAGWLYLQRYVKFDYTTKRVSPTERHYFVSQWDASASSIDESPDVIFDYFMREMSDSHDGLFINAQKLNEKTLLLSSLNSPLYICTLKPGSKFD; encoded by the coding sequence ATGAAAATCTCAGGGAAACTTTTATGTTTTTTATCGGCCCTGATTTTTATCTTGGTCGCTACTTATGCTGCAACAAGATTATTAACCATTAAAAATGAAGGTGTCATGGTTTGTTCAACCAAAGGCATTATGCGTTTTGAAAATATGGAAGATGAAAATGTAAATGGCAATATTCATTTTTCATTTGGTGCCAATGGTAAAGGATCAATTGTTGTTGAAGGCTATACCACCTCAAAAGCCGGATGGTTGTATTTACAACGCTATGTGAAATTTGATTATACGACCAAACGTGTTTCACCGACCGAACGTCACTATTTTGTTAGCCAATGGGACGCTAGTGCATCCTCAATCGATGAATCCCCAGACGTTATTTTTGACTATTTTATGCGTGAAATGTCAGATAGCCATGATGGGCTATTTATTAATGCACAGAAGCTAAATGAAAAAACATTACTATTAAGTTCGCTCAATTCACCGCTCTATATTTGCACCTTAAAACCGGGCAGTAAATTCGATTAA
- a CDS encoding BMC domain-containing protein — MGDALGLIETQGLVACIEAADAMCKAANVELIGYENVGSGLVTAMVKGDVGAVKAAVESGLEAAQRVGTVVTSLVIARPHNDIQKIVAQYKVTE; from the coding sequence ATGGGTGATGCATTAGGACTTATTGAAACTCAAGGGCTGGTTGCTTGTATTGAAGCAGCTGACGCGATGTGTAAAGCGGCAAATGTTGAGTTAATCGGCTACGAAAATGTGGGTTCAGGTTTAGTTACTGCAATGGTGAAAGGTGATGTCGGTGCCGTTAAAGCCGCTGTGGAATCTGGCTTAGAAGCTGCTCAACGTGTTGGTACTGTTGTGACTTCATTAGTTATCGCTCGTCCACATAACGATATTCAAAAAATCGTTGCCCAGTACAAAGTGACTGAATAA
- a CDS encoding bifunctional O-acetylhomoserine aminocarboxypropyltransferase/cysteine synthase: MKLETLSVHAGYSPDPTTKAVAVPIYQTTSYAFDDTQHGADLFDLKVPGNIYTRIMNPTNDVLEKRVAALEGGIAAVAVASGMAAITYAIQTIAQVGDNIVSVAKLYGGTYNLMAHTFPRIGIEARFAPHDDIAALEELIDDKTKAVFCETITNPSGNIVDIQALADVAHRHGVPLIVDNTVATPYLCRPFEHGADIIIHSLTKYIGGHGNSIGGIVVDSGKFPWAEHKDRFEILNTPDVSYHGVNYVEHFGAAAYIARCRVAPLRGTGAALSPFNAFLILQGLETLALRMDRHTENAQKVAEYLQNHAQVAWVKYAGLSNHPEHDLAVRYMSGKPAGILSFGIKGGAEAGARFIDALQLIVRLVNIGDAKSLACHPASTTHRQLNDEELERAGVSRDLIRLSIGIEHIDDILTDLDQALKASI, encoded by the coding sequence ATGAAACTTGAGACACTCTCTGTTCACGCGGGTTATTCACCTGATCCAACTACAAAAGCCGTTGCTGTACCTATTTACCAAACAACATCTTATGCATTTGATGATACGCAGCATGGTGCGGATCTCTTTGACTTAAAAGTGCCTGGTAATATTTACACCCGAATAATGAATCCAACCAATGACGTATTAGAAAAACGTGTTGCAGCATTAGAAGGTGGAATTGCGGCAGTTGCCGTAGCATCAGGTATGGCAGCTATCACTTATGCAATTCAAACTATTGCACAAGTGGGTGACAATATTGTTTCTGTCGCTAAGCTTTATGGTGGCACTTATAACTTAATGGCGCATACATTCCCTCGTATTGGTATTGAGGCTCGCTTTGCTCCTCATGATGATATTGCTGCTCTTGAAGAGTTAATTGACGATAAAACAAAAGCGGTATTTTGTGAAACCATCACAAACCCAAGTGGAAATATTGTTGATATCCAAGCATTGGCCGATGTCGCTCATCGTCATGGTGTACCTTTAATTGTTGATAATACGGTTGCAACACCTTATTTATGCCGCCCTTTTGAGCATGGTGCGGATATTATTATTCACTCTTTAACTAAATATATTGGTGGTCACGGTAATTCTATCGGCGGCATTGTTGTTGATTCCGGTAAATTCCCTTGGGCTGAGCATAAAGATCGTTTTGAGATACTAAATACACCTGATGTTTCTTATCACGGGGTAAATTATGTCGAGCATTTTGGTGCCGCTGCTTATATAGCAAGATGTCGTGTTGCGCCTTTGCGTGGAACTGGTGCGGCGTTGTCGCCATTTAATGCATTCTTGATCCTACAAGGATTAGAAACACTGGCATTGCGTATGGATCGTCATACTGAGAATGCCCAAAAAGTAGCTGAATATCTGCAAAATCACGCTCAAGTTGCGTGGGTTAAATATGCAGGTTTAAGCAATCATCCTGAGCATGATTTAGCGGTACGTTATATGTCAGGTAAACCAGCCGGTATTCTCTCTTTTGGGATCAAAGGTGGTGCAGAAGCAGGAGCTAGATTTATTGATGCATTGCAGCTTATTGTTCGTCTAGTGAATATTGGTGATGCAAAATCATTAGCATGTCATCCAGCTTCAACCACTCATCGCCAATTAAATGATGAAGAATTAGAACGCGCGGGTGTTTCACGAGATTTAATTCGTTTATCTATCGGTATTGAACATATCGACGATATTCTTACAGATTTAGATCAGGCATTAAAAGCCAGCATTTAA
- a CDS encoding 1-propanol dehydrogenase PduQ, which yields MSEFLIKPKIQFGTNALDFLSGLTARRAFVVTDKAMVKFGFANKVTDKLMQRGIEFQVYDDVASDPDISAIVSGMKMMDAHYPDLVIALGGGSVIDAAKAVMYSLWHTRKESNRTKPQFIAIPTTSGTGSEVTSFSVIKSRSEKLVLVDEFMLPDVAILDPELVKSVPPAITADTGMDVLCHALEAYVSKAASDFSDAMAEKAVKLVFGHLIDCHHQGDNLSAREKMHNASCIAGMAFTNASLGITHSLAHALGGVFHVPHGRANALLMTHVVAFNANLHGDCNSEAAKRYAYLAQSLGLPANTVREGVTSLIVAINVLKDEMGMPKSIRDTGVSEADFYARLTEMVGQALRDSCTPTNPRDVNTHQLETLYRQAFAGVSHS from the coding sequence ATGAGTGAGTTTCTGATAAAACCCAAAATTCAGTTTGGCACCAATGCACTGGATTTTCTTTCTGGGTTAACTGCCCGCCGCGCATTTGTGGTGACAGATAAAGCAATGGTGAAGTTTGGCTTTGCAAATAAAGTCACTGACAAGTTAATGCAACGGGGTATCGAGTTCCAAGTTTACGATGATGTTGCTTCAGATCCGGATATTTCAGCCATCGTAAGTGGCATGAAGATGATGGATGCGCATTATCCAGATTTGGTTATCGCACTCGGTGGTGGATCAGTGATTGATGCTGCGAAAGCCGTTATGTACTCCCTCTGGCATACCCGTAAAGAGAGCAACAGAACAAAACCACAATTTATTGCTATCCCAACCACTAGCGGTACCGGTTCGGAAGTGACCTCTTTTTCAGTGATCAAATCACGCAGTGAAAAACTGGTCTTGGTTGATGAGTTTATGTTGCCTGATGTCGCCATTCTCGATCCTGAGTTGGTGAAATCTGTACCACCTGCAATTACGGCAGATACAGGTATGGATGTTCTTTGTCATGCACTAGAAGCTTATGTTTCTAAAGCGGCATCTGATTTTTCCGATGCGATGGCAGAGAAAGCCGTCAAGTTAGTATTTGGTCATCTTATTGATTGCCACCATCAAGGTGACAACTTATCTGCTCGCGAAAAAATGCATAACGCATCTTGTATTGCAGGTATGGCATTTACTAACGCTTCGTTGGGTATTACTCACAGTCTTGCCCACGCATTAGGTGGTGTATTCCACGTTCCTCACGGTCGTGCAAATGCGTTATTGATGACACATGTCGTCGCCTTTAACGCCAATCTTCATGGTGATTGTAATAGTGAAGCAGCAAAACGTTACGCCTATCTTGCTCAAAGCTTAGGACTTCCGGCTAACACAGTAAGAGAAGGGGTAACCAGTTTAATCGTCGCCATTAATGTATTGAAAGATGAAATGGGTATGCCGAAGAGTATTCGCGATACCGGTGTCAGTGAAGCGGACTTTTATGCCCGTTTAACGGAAATGGTCGGACAGGCTTTACGAGATAGCTGTACGCCGACAAATCCGCGTGACGTGAACACACACCAATTAGAAACATTGTATCGTCAGGCATTTGCCGGTGTATCACACAGTTAA
- the yddG gene encoding aromatic amino acid DMT transporter YddG has product MISSASKGTLYGIVAIFLWSTIVGLIRNISEYFGAVGGAALIYTTGTLFLILILGVPKLSRFPKRYLIWGGLLFVTYEVCLSLALGFATDRTQAIELGMVNYLWPSFTLALAVILNKQRFSILLIVGLLCAFSGLVWVVSGDNPLTIDGLWTNIQSNPLSYILAFSGAILWAFYSNLTRLMSGGNNGIVPFFLLTSLALWGQYLFSTPVEWIVNTKSITLLLITGAAIGLANAAWTIGMIRGNVTLLATLSYFTPVISTAFSSILLSTALSFSFWQGVMMVTGGSLICWLATRQKTIKPLKTVK; this is encoded by the coding sequence ATGATATCTAGCGCATCAAAAGGGACGTTATATGGCATTGTTGCTATTTTTCTTTGGAGCACCATTGTTGGCTTAATTCGTAATATTAGTGAGTATTTTGGTGCCGTAGGGGGTGCTGCACTGATTTATACCACAGGCACACTCTTTCTTATTTTGATCTTAGGTGTCCCTAAATTATCACGCTTTCCTAAACGCTATCTTATCTGGGGGGGGCTATTATTTGTCACTTATGAAGTGTGCTTATCTCTGGCTTTAGGATTTGCAACAGACCGAACACAAGCCATAGAGCTAGGAATGGTTAACTATTTATGGCCTAGTTTTACGTTAGCCCTTGCCGTAATACTTAATAAACAGCGATTCTCTATTTTGCTGATTGTCGGATTATTATGTGCATTTAGTGGATTAGTTTGGGTTGTTAGTGGTGATAATCCGCTGACAATTGACGGTTTATGGACGAATATTCAAAGTAATCCATTAAGCTATATATTAGCGTTTTCAGGTGCTATTTTATGGGCGTTTTATAGTAATTTAACTCGCCTTATGTCTGGCGGGAATAACGGCATTGTGCCATTCTTCCTATTAACGTCACTTGCCTTGTGGGGGCAATATTTATTTTCTACACCCGTAGAATGGATTGTTAATACAAAAAGTATCACGCTATTGTTAATAACCGGTGCCGCTATTGGGCTTGCAAATGCTGCTTGGACAATCGGTATGATCAGGGGCAATGTGACATTATTGGCGACACTCTCTTATTTTACTCCCGTTATTTCTACTGCATTCTCATCAATATTATTGTCTACCGCACTCTCTTTCTCATTTTGGCAAGGTGTAATGATGGTGACTGGTGGCTCTTTAATTTGCTGGTTAGCGACTCGTCAAAAAACGATAAAACCACTTAAAACGGTAAAATAG
- a CDS encoding BMC domain-containing protein yields the protein MGDALGLIETKGLVACIEAADAMCKAANVELIGYENVGSGLVTAMVKGDVGAVKAAVDSGVESAQRVGEVVTSLVIARPHNDINKIVIKHKA from the coding sequence ATGGGTGATGCATTAGGTCTGATCGAAACCAAAGGTCTGGTGGCATGTATTGAAGCCGCTGACGCTATGTGTAAAGCCGCGAACGTTGAACTTATTGGCTATGAAAATGTGGGTTCAGGTCTCGTGACTGCGATGGTGAAAGGCGACGTAGGCGCAGTGAAAGCTGCAGTAGATTCAGGTGTGGAGTCAGCACAGCGCGTGGGTGAAGTTGTTACATCGCTCGTGATTGCTCGTCCTCACAATGACATCAACAAGATTGTTATCAAACACAAGGCATAG
- a CDS encoding acetaldehyde dehydrogenase (acetylating) — protein MVALDKDLQSRQLARELVRNAKNAQLVYAKFSQEKIDSIVKHIAFEAARHAEELAKMANEETGFGKWEDKVLKNTFASLRVYEHMKDMKTVGIINDDKVKKVMDVGVPLGVITALVPSTNPTSTIIYKTLIALKAGNAIIFSPHPNAKQCSFRALEIVKKAALEAGAPAGIVDGVTLLTLEATKELMHSKDVSLILATGGEGMVRAAYASGTPTISGGPGNGPAFIERSADIKKAVSDIITSKTFDNGVICASEQSIIVERCIYNEVHRELLAQGAYFMNDEEATKVASMLLRANGTINPAVVGKDAIYLSQRAGFSVPANTRVLIALQDTVSPKNPYSREKLCPILGMYIEEDWKSACDRVVQLLTNEGLGHTLVIHTKNEDVIRQFSLEKPVNRILINTPAALGGIGATTNITPALTLGCGAVGGGSSSDNVGPMNLLNIRKVGYGVRTVEELKQPCPLAQEAAQPAVSACAVSSANHQTSILDDDRFRSPSLTPVHAECATAQRQTQGDDRFGASPYATTVSACAQQVIEQGDITEENVERIIKEVLGRLSK, from the coding sequence ATGGTTGCATTAGATAAAGATTTGCAATCCAGACAACTGGCTCGTGAGCTAGTTCGTAACGCGAAAAATGCACAACTTGTTTATGCTAAGTTTTCGCAGGAAAAAATCGACAGTATTGTAAAACACATTGCATTTGAAGCCGCTCGTCATGCAGAAGAGCTGGCAAAAATGGCAAACGAAGAGACAGGCTTTGGTAAGTGGGAAGACAAAGTCCTGAAAAATACCTTCGCGTCATTGCGTGTGTATGAACATATGAAAGACATGAAGACCGTTGGCATCATCAATGACGATAAAGTGAAAAAAGTCATGGATGTTGGCGTGCCTTTAGGTGTTATCACGGCGTTAGTTCCTTCAACTAACCCAACATCAACCATTATCTATAAAACCCTAATTGCACTGAAAGCGGGTAATGCGATTATTTTCTCTCCGCATCCAAATGCAAAACAGTGTAGTTTCCGTGCGTTAGAAATTGTTAAAAAAGCAGCGCTAGAAGCCGGTGCGCCAGCAGGTATCGTTGATGGTGTGACATTACTGACACTTGAAGCGACAAAAGAATTAATGCACAGCAAAGATGTGTCATTAATTTTAGCGACTGGCGGCGAAGGTATGGTGCGTGCAGCTTATGCATCAGGCACACCGACAATCAGTGGTGGTCCAGGTAATGGCCCTGCCTTTATCGAACGCAGTGCCGATATCAAAAAAGCAGTGAGCGATATCATCACCAGTAAAACATTCGACAATGGGGTTATCTGTGCATCAGAGCAATCCATTATCGTTGAACGTTGCATTTATAACGAAGTTCACCGCGAGTTATTAGCGCAAGGTGCTTACTTTATGAATGACGAAGAAGCAACAAAAGTGGCTTCAATGTTACTGCGTGCTAACGGCACAATTAACCCAGCAGTTGTGGGTAAAGATGCGATTTATTTAAGTCAGCGTGCAGGTTTTAGCGTACCCGCAAATACGCGTGTATTAATCGCATTACAAGATACTGTTTCACCAAAAAATCCGTATTCACGTGAAAAATTATGCCCAATCTTAGGGATGTATATCGAAGAAGATTGGAAATCAGCGTGCGATCGCGTGGTGCAATTACTGACTAACGAAGGTTTAGGTCATACCTTAGTTATTCATACCAAAAATGAAGATGTTATTCGTCAGTTCTCCTTAGAAAAACCGGTTAACCGTATTCTGATTAATACTCCTGCGGCATTAGGCGGTATCGGTGCAACAACCAATATTACTCCTGCACTTACTTTAGGTTGCGGTGCTGTTGGTGGTGGTTCTAGCTCTGACAACGTTGGCCCAATGAATCTACTGAATATTCGTAAAGTAGGTTATGGCGTGCGTACTGTTGAAGAGTTGAAACAACCTTGTCCTTTAGCACAAGAAGCTGCTCAACCTGCTGTTTCTGCTTGTGCTGTTTCTAGCGCAAATCACCAGACCAGCATTCTTGATGATGACCGTTTTCGTTCACCGTCTTTAACCCCTGTTCATGCGGAATGTGCAACTGCACAACGTCAAACTCAAGGTGATGATCGCTTTGGCGCATCTCCTTATGCAACGACGGTCAGTGCTTGTGCGCAACAAGTGATTGAACAAGGTGATATTACCGAAGAAAACGTGGAACGCATTATCAAGGAAGTTCTCGGACGTCTGAGTAAATAA